From Strix uralensis isolate ZFMK-TIS-50842 chromosome 1, bStrUra1, whole genome shotgun sequence, a single genomic window includes:
- the FOXF2 gene encoding forkhead box protein F2 has translation MTTESGQQRLEPPVPLRSCSPAPGALQMSRPPSSALETSTSSSSTSTSSSSSSSSAAAASSKSKKASSGLRRPEKPPYSYIALIVMAIQSSPSKRLTLSEIYQFLQARFPFFRGSYQGWKNSVRHNLSLNECFIKLPKGLGRPGKGHYWTIDPASEFMFEEGSFRRRPRGFRRKCQALKPMYRMMNGLGFGASILPQGFDFQAPPASLACHSNGYNLDMMPNAMASGYEGLSGGHHVPHMSPNPGSTYMASCPVTANGDYGPDSSSSPVPSSPAMASAIECHSPYTSPSAHWTASGASPYIKQQGLPAANAASSGIHSSVPSYSLEQGYLHQSPRDDLSVGLPRYQHHPSPVCDRKDFVLNFNGISSFHPSASGSYYHHHHHQSVCQDIKPCVM, from the exons ATGACCACCGAGAGCGGCCAGCAGCGGCTGGAGCCCCCCGTCCCTCTCCGCTCCTGCAGCCCGGCTCCCGGAGCTCTCCAGATGAGCCGGCCGCCCTCCTCCGCCCTGGAGAcctccacctcctcttcctccacctccacctcctcctcctcctcctcctcctcggcggcggcggcgtccTCCAAGAGCAAGAAGGCCAGCTCGGGGCTGCGGCGGCCCGAGAAGCCCCCCTACTCCTACATCGCCCTCATCGTCATGGCCATCCAGAGCTCGCCCTCCAAGCGCCTGACCCTCAGCGAGATCTACCAGTTCCTGCAGGCCCGCTTCCCCTTCTTCCGCGGCTCCTACCAGGGCTGGAAGAACTCCGTGCGCCACAACCTCTCGCTTAACGAGTGCTTCATCAAGCTGCCCAAGGGCCTGGGCCGCCCGGGCAAGGGCCACTACTGGACCATCGACCCGGCCAGCGAGTTCATGTTCGAGGAGGGCTCCTTCCGACGGCGGCCCCGCGGCTTCAGGAGGAAATGCCAGGCGCTGAAGCCCATGTACCGCATGATGAACGGGCTGGGCTTCGGCGCCTCCATCCTCCCGCAGGGCTTCGACTTCCAGGCGCCCCCCGCCTCCCTCGCCTGCCACTCCAACGGCTACAACCTCGACATGATGCCCAACGCCATGGCCAGCGGCTACGAGGGACTCAGCGGCGGCCACCACGTCCCGCACATGTCGCCCAACCCCGGCTCGACCTACATGGCCAGCTGCCCGGTGACTGCCAACGGGGACTACGGCCccgacagcagcagcagccccgtgcccTCCTCGCCGGCCATGGCGAGTGCCATCGAGTGCCACTCGCCCTACACGAGCCCTTCGGCTCACTGGACAGCCTCGGGGGCCTCGCCCTACATAAAGCAGCAGGGCCTCCCCGCCGCCAACGCCGCCTCCTCCGGCATCCACTCCAGCGTGCCCTCCTACTCCCTGGAGCAGGGCTACCTGCACCAGAGCCCCCGCGACGACCTCTCAG tgGGATTGCCTCGCTACCAGCATCACCCCTCCCCGGTGTGTGACAGGAAAGATTTTGTCCTCAATTTTAACGGCATTTCTTCGTTTCACCCGTCCGCTAGTGGATCttactaccaccaccaccaccaccaaagcgTCTGTCAAGACATCAAGCCCTGCGTGATGTGA